In a genomic window of Cloacibacillus sp.:
- the carA gene encoding glutamine-hydrolyzing carbamoyl-phosphate synthase small subunit: MKKRIYLTLSDGSVWPGYGHIEAPVEGEVVFTTASCGYPQTLTDPSYNGQIVVFAFPPIGIYGVDKENLEGRRVWARAALMTCLDETEEGRFESLSSWMAGNGRPLVSDIDTRQLILKIRECGSMMGRIDVEPHAPEINELPHTLVAEVSCREREICGEGELTVALMDYGVKENIIRGMVRRGCRVIRFPHNAAAAEVLASGADGILLSNGPGDPAVLDLEAGEIAKMLGAKPILGVCLGNQLLARACGAKTKKLPFGHRGANQPVLECATGRGLLTSQNHQYAVDGDTLAGTDLEVAYSHLGDGTVEGLRHRRFDALSVQFHPEASPGPEDASYIFDNFVIRMQAAKGR; the protein is encoded by the coding sequence ATGAAGAAGAGAATTTATTTGACGCTGAGCGACGGTTCGGTATGGCCCGGCTATGGGCATATCGAAGCCCCGGTGGAGGGGGAAGTCGTCTTTACCACAGCCTCCTGCGGCTATCCCCAGACGCTGACGGACCCGTCCTATAACGGTCAGATCGTCGTCTTTGCCTTTCCCCCCATCGGCATCTACGGGGTGGATAAGGAAAATCTTGAGGGACGGCGGGTATGGGCGCGCGCAGCTCTTATGACCTGCCTAGACGAGACGGAGGAGGGGCGTTTTGAAAGCCTGAGCTCCTGGATGGCGGGGAACGGCCGTCCGCTCGTCTCCGATATCGATACCCGCCAGCTGATTTTAAAGATCCGCGAGTGCGGCTCGATGATGGGACGCATAGACGTTGAGCCGCACGCGCCGGAGATAAATGAACTGCCGCATACGCTTGTCGCGGAGGTCTCCTGCAGGGAAAGGGAGATATGCGGCGAGGGTGAGCTGACCGTCGCGCTGATGGACTACGGTGTTAAGGAAAATATCATCCGCGGCATGGTGCGCCGCGGATGCCGCGTGATACGTTTCCCCCATAACGCCGCCGCCGCCGAGGTGCTTGCCTCCGGCGCGGACGGCATCCTGCTGAGCAACGGCCCCGGCGACCCCGCGGTGCTCGATTTAGAGGCGGGGGAGATCGCGAAGATGCTCGGCGCCAAGCCGATACTCGGCGTCTGTCTCGGCAACCAGCTTCTCGCGCGCGCCTGCGGGGCAAAGACGAAAAAGCTTCCCTTCGGCCACCGCGGCGCGAATCAGCCCGTGCTCGAATGCGCCACGGGACGCGGCCTGCTCACGAGCCAGAATCACCAGTATGCCGTGGACGGGGATACTCTCGCGGGGACGGATCTTGAGGTCGCCTACAGCCACCTTGGGGACGGCACGGTGGAGGGGCTTCGCCACAGACGTTTTGACGCGCTCTCCGTGCAGTTCCACCCCGAGGCCTCTCCGGGACCGGAGGACGCCTCCTATATTTTCGATAATTTCGTGATCCGCATGCAGGCCGCTAAAGGGAGATAG